A single region of the Lotus japonicus ecotype B-129 chromosome 4, LjGifu_v1.2 genome encodes:
- the LOC130712274 gene encoding putative F-box protein At1g67623 encodes MTSYSRLVKWARTKKRCAKRHCARKGPKSTTTIKVLPTDLLVDVVARVASNSFIDLLNLKKCSKDFLHATEDNYISQRVSLETFPLIQWIPNDKASSFLNHCRECENIESLYREGLRKYFSYSSGKNDGLEILKVAAQKGHKEAKYVYGMILICSKDDELRKQGLEHVRFLRKSKCVVSCRQKVRQLLNFMWKNHAMLEHNQSPLCSFKSTCKGWRLKTSRWALLDDDDEDEDMSLCEYCRWDHELELFYRLFNVY; translated from the coding sequence ATGACGTCTTATTCAAGATTAGTGAAGTGGGCGAGAACAAAGAAACGTTGCGCGAAGAGACATTGCGCTCGTAAAGGTCCTAAATCTACCACTACCATTAAAGTGCTTCCAACAGACTTGTTAGTAGATGTAGTTGCAAGAGTTGCCTCGAATTCTTTCATTGACCTTCTTAACCTTAAAAAGTGTTCTAAAGATTTTCTTCATGCTACGGAGGATAACTATATTTCACAACGAGTTTCTTTGGAGACTTTTCCTTTAATCCAGTGGATTCCAAACGATAAAGCATCATCTTTCTTGAACCACTGCAGAGAATGTGAGAACATTGAAAGCTTATATAGAGAAGGGCTAAGAAAATATTTTAGTTATTCAAGTGGTAAGAATGATGGTCTTGAGATCTTAAAGGTGGCTGCTCAAAAGGGTCACAAGGAAGCAAAATATGTGTATGGGATGATTTTAATATGCTCCAAAGATGACGAGTTGAGAAAACAAGGACTCGAGCATGTGCGATTTCTAAGGAAGTCCAAGTGTGTTGTAAGTTGCAGACAGAAAGTTAGACAACTATTGAACTTTATGTGGAAAAATCATGCAATGCTTGAGCACAATCAAAGCCCTCTATGCAGCTTTAAGAGTACATGCAAAGGGTGGAGATTGAAGACGAGTAGATGGGCATTACTAGATGAtgacgatgaagatgaagatatgaGCTTGTGTGAGTATTGTAGATGGGATCATGAGTTGGAGCTTTTTTACCGGTTGTTCAATGTttattag